The sequence below is a genomic window from Salinisphaera sp. T31B1.
CAACTGATCATGACCGCGACCCCGATTCCACGCACGCTGGCGATGTCGGCCTATGCGGACCTGGATACTTCGATCATCGACGAACTGCCGCCCGGGCGAACGCCGGTGGTGACCGTAGCGGTGCCCAACACGCGGCGCGACGAGGTCGTGGCGCGTATCGGTCGCGCGGTAGCCGAGGGCCGTCAGGTCTATTGGGTGTGTACGCTCATCGAAACCAGCGACAAGCTGGAGGCGCAGGCGGCCGAAGCCGCGGCCGAGGCTCTTTCGGTAGCGCTGGACCGTGTACGGGTCACGCTCGTGCACGGGCGCATGAAGGCCGCCGAGAAGGCCCGGGCGATGAATGCCTTCAAGTCCGGCGCGATCGATGTGCTGGTAGCCACCACGGTGATCGAAGTCGGCGTGGACGTGCCCAATGCCTCGCTGATGATCATCGAGAACGCTGAGCGGCTGGGCCTGGCGCAGCTGCATCAGTTGCGTGGACGGGTGGGGCGCGGCTCGGTGGAAAGCCACTGCGTGCTACTTTATCAGCCGCCGCTGTCCGATACCGCGCGGCGTCGGTTGTCGGTGCTCCGCGAGACTGGCGACGGTTTCGCGATTGCACGTGCCGATCTGGAACTGCGAGGTCCCGGCGAGGTGCTGGGCACGCGCCAGACCGGCGCGGCGACGTTCCGTATCGCCGATCTCGTGCGCGACGGCGCGTGGGTCGAACGTGCGCTGGCGTTGGCCGACGATCTGCTGGCCTATCATCCGCGCGAGGCCGATATCCTCATCGATCGCTGGGCCGGCGCTGGCGGCGCCTACGCCCGCGTATGACGTGCCGACGGCGCGTACGAGCGACCCAACGACAACCGCAAGGCTGGCCATGAGTCTGATCACACGTATCCGCCATCTGGCCCAGTTCCGACTGGAACAGTTCATTCTCCGCGGCGTGGTGTCGCGGCTCATGGTGATCGCGCTGGCGATGGTACTGATCGCCGCCGGCGCCGGGCTGTTCGTCTATGCCATGGCGCCGTTGCCCTCGGAGACCTATCCCGATGCGGGCTCGGCCATCTGGTGGGCGTTTCTGCGCCTGACCGACTCGGGCTATCTCGGTGACGACGAGGGTGCGCTGTTACGCAGCGTCTCCACTGCGTTGACGATCACGGGCGTGGTGCTGTTCGTCGGCGCGCTGATCGCGACCATGACCCAGTGGCTCAACGATACGATCGAAACGCTCGAGGCCGGCTACACCCCCATCGCACAGAACAATCATGTGCTAATTCTGGGCTGGAACAACCGTACCGCAGCCATGGTCGAGGATCTGGTGCAGTCCGAGGGGCGGGTCGCCCGGTTTCTGGACCGGCACGGCGGCGGGCGGCTGCATATCGTGATTCTGGCCGAGCGTGTATCGCCGGCGCTGATGCAGGAGATCAAGGATCGGCTCGGCCGTCGTTTCGATTTCCGTCGGATCACGCTGCGCTCCGGCACGCCTCTGCGCCTGGATCACCTCAAGCGGGTCGACTATCTGCATGCCGGCGTGATCCTGCTGCCGACCCGTGAATTCGCTGCTGACAACTCGCCCGACGAACTCACCATCAAGACGCTCATGAGCGCTGCGCATTCCGACGACGATGTTCCGGCCGAGCAGCTGCCGCTGGTGGTCGCAGAGATCTTCGACGCCGATCGGCTGGAAACCGCGCGTCGCGCCTACCCCGGGCCGGCGGAGTTCATCGGCACGCCGCTGATCATCAGCCGGTTGCTGGTACAGAATGCGCGCCATACCGGTCTGTCCTGGATATACAACGAGCTGCTGGCCAGCCACGACGAGCCTGGCTGCAATCAGATCTTTGTACGGCGCTGTCCGGAGCTGGCCGGTCAGCGTCTGGTGGATGTCGCCGGTCGTTTCGACAAGGCAGTGCTGGTGGGCATCGCACGCGATGGCCAGCTGATCGCGTTGTTCGCCGACGCCGAGGACCGGGTGACCGCCGATGATCCGCTGGCTTTCATCGCGCGTGAGTTCGATCATTGCCGACCCGATCGCGACGTGCCGCCGGAGTCGACTGAACTGCGTCTGCCGTCGGCGCGTGACAATCGGGTCAGCGGTACGCGTCGTGTGCTCGTGCTGGGCTGGAATCAGAAGCTGCCATCGTTGCTGGCCGAGTTCGATGCCCATAACCGTGAGCCGGTGGACGTGGACGTGCTGTCGCTGCTGGATACCGCCGAGCGCCAGACGATCCTGCATCGCAAGGGCGTGCGCCTATCGCATGCCCGCGTGCGCCAGCTCGAAGGCGATCTGACCTCCCACTACGAAGTCGAGCAGCTGAATGTCGCCGGCTACGACAACCTCATTCTGGTGGCCAGCGACTGGCTTGGCTCGGCGGACGCCGCGGATGCGCGCATGCTGCTGGGGTATCTCGTGCTCTCGCGGGTACTCGAAGACGTCGCCAATCCGCCGCGCATGGTGGTCGAGACCTTGTCCAACGACAACGAAAAACTGTTCGACGTCGCCAACGTCGAGCGCCTGGTTTCGCCGGACCTGCAGGCCAGCGTACTCACTCAGGTTGCCCTGCGCCGCGAACTGCACTGGGTGATCGAGGAGCTGTTCGGCGCCGGCGGCGCCGAGATCGAATTCCGCGATGCCGAGGCGCTGGGTCTGGCGGGCCGTCAGCCGTGCTTCGATACGCTACGCGCCGAGCGCGCCCGTCACGGTGAAGTGCTGATCGGTGTGCTGGGCGGCCCGAACCGTCCGGCGCCGCGATTGCGGCTCAATCTGGCCGACAAGCAGGCGCCGATTCCATTGGCCGCTGGCGACGAACTGGTCGTGATCGCGGTTGGCTGAGGCCTTGACGAGCCGGGCACGCGCACGGCCGCGACGGCGAGGCTAGATCCATTTGCGACGCCGGAAATAGATCAGCATGCCGATGACCAGTATCGCCATCACAGCAATGACGGCCGGGTAGCCGTATCGCCAGCCCAGTTCAGGCATGTTCCAGGGGCTGCGCGTGTTGAAGTTCATGCCATAGACGCCGGCGATGAACGACAATGGCATGAAGATCGTGGCGATCAGCGTGAGCATGCGCATGATTTCGTTGAGCCGCGTGGAGGCCAGCGACAGATGGGTGTCCAGCAGCGAACCGGCGGTCTCGTAGTAGCCCTCGGTCAGATCCAGTACGCGCCGGGCGTGGTCTTCGACATCGCGGAAGTAGGGCCGGTTGTCGACGTGGATCAGCCCGTGATCCAGCCCGACCCAGCGCAACAGCATTTCGGACTGGCTGCGCAGGATTTTCTTCATGCCGATCAGGCGCCGTCGAAGGTCGTGAATGACGCCGATCAGATCGCGACCGTTACGGTCGAAAATCTCGTCCTCGACTGTTTCCAGATGGTCGTTGTAGGCCGACAGGACCTCAAAGCTGGTATCGACCACGACATCCGCCAGGCAATACGCGAGATAGTCCGACTCGGCCTGGGCGATCCGGCCCTGGGCCTCGTGGATTCGCTGGCGAACCGGTGCGAACACGTCGTGGCTGCCGGCATGAAAGCTCAGCACGAAATCCTCGCCGACGAACAGGCTGACCTGCTGAAACACCGGCTCGTCGTCGATGGTGACCGGCAGGGCCAGACAGGCGAATACGCTGTAGCGATACGCATCGAGCTTGGGCCGCTGGCCGGTATTGATGACGTCTTCAAGCGCTAGCGGATGCAGATGAAAAACGCGACCCAGGCGCTCCAGATCGGCTGCGGCCATGTCGCCTTCGAAATGCAGCCAGCTCAGTCGGTGGTTGTGGCCGGCCGGGGAGGCCAGCGCTTCGTCGAGCGAGCAGTTGGCTCGTTCCACGGTCTCGTGTTCGCCGCCGAAATCCATGCGATGGATCGTCAGGGGCCAGCGTGTAGTCGGGCGATCGGGCGCGTCGCTCAGAGCGCCGGGGCGAGTGCCGGGGCGGGGGCGGTGGCTGAGAAAATAATGCAGCATCAACGAAACGGGTGAGCAAACCAACGGAGCGGCGAGTAAAGCGCAGGCACCCGCTTGCTGGCAAGTCGAGCGGCCTAGGCGCGCGCCACGCAGTAGATATCAACACGCGTGGCGCCGGCCGCACGCAGACAACGATCGAGTGCAGCGACGGTATGGCCGGTGGTCATGACATCGTCGACGATCGCCACATGGCGTGCACGCAACGTGCCGCGGCATACGAACGCGTCGCGCATGTTCGCGGCACGACGCTCTGCGGCCAGCGTACTTTGACGCTCGGTCGCACGGCCGCGTTCGACCATTCGCGGTTCGACCGGGCATGCCAGTTGCCCACCGAGCCGCCGGGCCAGGCGCTCGGCCTGATTGAAGCCCCGCTGTCGATAACCGCTGCGATGCAGCGGCACCGGTATGAGCTGTTCGGGCAGCACGTCGCCGTGCTCGTCCAGCCGCTCGCGGATGTGCGCCGCCAGCAGATCGCCGAGCAGTCGGGCGTAGGTCAGCTGACCATCGAATTTAAGCCGGGCGATCATCCAGCGGATCGGCTGTTCGTACACAAAGCCGGGGACCACATGGTCGAAGCGGGGACGTTGCCGGCAGTCGCGACAGGTCGTGCTGCTCGCGGTCGGCGTCAAGGGCATGCCGCAGTGGTGACAGGCATGGACGAGCCAGGGCAGCTCCGTGGCGCAGTCGTGGCACAGATTCCGATCGAGGTCGGCCGGTGCTCGACAAAGCGCACAGGATGTACCGAGCAACATTTGTTGAGCAATTTTTATCCAATCGTCAAGAAATGACATGTTTTTAAGTTGACAGAGGTTCGATGCTGACAAAAGCTGGTGTCTGAAATCCACCGTTCGATCTTGCCATGTCCGACGCCCCTGTCTCCTCTGTGCCGCGCCACGACTGGACGCATGCCGAAGTCGTAGCGCTGTTCGCGCTGCCGTTCGCCGATCTGATCTATCGCGCACAAACCGCGCACCGGGCTTGTTTCGATGCCAACGCGGTCCAGCTGTCGACGCTGATGTCGATCAAGACCGGCGCCTGTCCCGAGGACTGTGCCTATTGTCCCCAGAGCGTACGCTTCGATACGGGCCTGGAACGGGAGGCGCTGTTGCCGCTGGAACAGGTACGCGATGCCGCTCAGCGTGCCCGTGCAGCCGGTGCAACGCGGTTTTGCATGGGCGCGGCCTGGCGTAGCCCCAAGGATCGGGATCTGGACAAGGTCATTGATATGGTGCGCGCAGTGCGCGACGAGGGGCTCGAGACCTGCGTGACACTCGGGATGCTCCAGGCTGAGCAGGCTCGACGCCTCAAGGAGGCCGGGCTGGACTACTACAACCACAATCTCGATACCTCGCCCGAATATTACGAGGACATCATCACCACGCGCACCTACGACGACCGTCTGGATACGCTCGGGCACGTACGCGATGCCGGGCTCAAGGTCTGCTGTGGCGGCATCGTCGGCATGGGCGAGTCGCCAATGGATCGCGCCGAGCTGCTGCGTCAGCTCGCCAATCTGCCTGAACATCCGCAGAGTGTGCCGATCAACAATCTCGTACAGGTCGAGGGCACACCATTGCACGGCGTCGACCCGATCGACGAGTTGGATTTCGTGCGCACCATCGCGGTTGCAAAGATCATGATGCCGAGCGCCTATGTGCGCTTGTCGGCCGGTCGCGAGCAGATGTCCGAAGCCGTGCAGACGCTATGCTTTCTGGCCGGTGCGAACTCGATCTTCTACGGCGATCAGCTGCTGACCACCTCCAACCCCGCTCACCTCAAGGATTTGGCCCTGCTGGACAAGCTTGGCATGGCGCCCGAGGCGACGCCCAAATACAGTGATGTGGCACCGGCGAGCCCACCGAGTGCGGCGCGTGCGCCGCAGCGGCGATCCACGCCCGCCGCCGCGAGCTAGTCCATGCGGCTGAACGACTTCTGTCGCCAGCGTCTGGCCGATATCGACGCGGCCGGGCGCCGTCGCCGCCGTCGGGTCATCGACGGGGCGCATACGCCGTCGATGACGGCAGACGGTCGCCGGTGTCTGAACTTCTGCAGCAACGATTATCTGGGGCTGGCCGGCGATCCGATCCTGAGCCACGCGCTGTCCGAGGCGGCCGGCCGGGTGGGGGTCGGCAGCGCGGCTTCACAGCTGGTCACCGGCCACAACGCCGAGCACGCGGCGCTGGAGGCCGAGTTGGCCGCCTGGGTCGGCCGTGAACGGGCCCTGGTGTTCTCTACTGGCTATGCGGCGAATCTCGGGGTGGTCAGTGCCTTGGCCGGCAAGCGCGATCATGTCGTGGCCGATGCGCTCAATCATGCGTCGTTGATCGATGGCGCACGGCTGTCCGGCGCCCGCAAGCATGTGTATGCCCATGGCAACGTGGATGCGGCCGCGCACGCGCTGTCGTCGACCGGGCCCGGCCAGCGGCTGCTGGTCACCGACAGCGTGTTTTCCATGGACGGCGACACCGCGCCACTGGCCGATCTGGCCGATCTGGCCGCGCGACACGATGCATGGTTCGTCGTCGACGATGCGCACGGGTTGGGAGTGTTCGGACCCGGCGGGGCGGGGGCAGTCGCTCAAGCCGGTCTAAATAGCGCTCAGGTGCCGATCCTGCTGGGTACGCTCGGCAAGGCAGCCGGAGCGGCCGGAGCCTTCGTGGCCGGCGACGATCTGACCATCGAAATGTTGCTGCAGACCGCGCGTTCGCTGATTTTCTCGACGGCCATGCCGCCCGCGGTGGCTGCTGCTGCTCGCCAGGGTGTGGCGATGGCACGGGCCGGCGAAGCCCGACGCGCGCATCTGCATGCGTTGATCGCGCGGTTCCGAGCGGGTGCAACTGCTCGCGGACTCGTGCTCGAACAGTCCGATAGCCCCATTCAGCCGCTGGTGCTTGGCGATGAGCGACACGCGGTGGCGGTCAGCCAAGCGCTGCTGGCGCGCGGCTATCTGGTCGGCGCCATCCGGCCGCCGACGGTGGCGCCGGGCACCTCAAGATTGCGGATCACGCTCACCGCAGGTCACGACGAAGCCCAGGTCGATGGGCTGCTGGATGCGCTCGGTGCGGTGATTCGTACGGGCGTCGATCGGTCGGCGTCGGCATGAATCTGCATATCGTCAGCCAGGGCACCGCGCGCGCGGACCAGCATGAGCTGGTCTTCATACACGGCTGGGGGCTGTCCGGGCGGATCTGGCAGTCCTTGATCGATCGTCTGTCGCCTCGCTTTCGTTGTCATGCGGTGGACCTGCCCGGCCATGGGGCCAGCAAGCCGGGCCCGGTAGGCCTGAACAATTGGGCCGACTCGCTGGCCGATACGCTCGCCGAGTCGGTGCAGAAGCCGACGGTGTGTGTCGGCTGGTCGCTGGGCGGGCTCGTCACATTGAGTCTGGCACGTCGGCATCCCGAGCGGCTGGCGGCTGCGGTGCTGGTGGCCAGCCTGCCACGCATGGTGCGCAGCCGGGATTGGGCCTGGGGGCTGGCCCCGGCAGCGATCGAACAGACCCGGCAGGGTTTGGCAGGCGATTACGCGACCACGGTCAGCGAATTTCTCATGCAGCAAGTGTTGGGCGAGCCCGGTGCCGCACGGGCTGTTCGCAGTCTACGCAGCGACCTGATCGATCAGCCGCCCAGCCGGGCCGGCCTGGAGCGCGGCCTGGACATCCTGCACGACACCGATCTTCGAACCGCTCTTGCCGCGCTGTCGCTGCCCACGCTCTGGGTCGCCGGCGCGCGTGATCGTATGGCGCACCCGGCGGGCATGGACTGGGCGGCTCGGCAGATGACCGGTGCCGGCTATTGGCCGGTCGAGCGGGCGGCCCACGCGCCGTTCGTCTCGCACGAGCGACGCTTTGCCGAGCGCGTAACGGCGTTCGTCGACGAGCTGGCGCGATCGCGCCCCCAACCGGCCGGCGAGATCCGCCCATGACCGCGCGCACGATATTCGTCACCGGCACCGATACCGAAGTCGGCAAGACCCTGGTGAGTACCGCTTTATTGCGCGGCCTGCGGTCGGCGGGCCATCGCGCGGTCGGTTACAAGCCGGTGGCCAGTGGCTGCGCGCGCACGCCGACCGGGTTGCGCAACGATGATGCGCTGGCCCTGCAGGCAGCGGGCACGCCGGGATGGCGCTACGACGCGATCAATCCCTATGCGTTTGCCGAACCGATCGCGCCGCACGTCGCGGCCGCGGATGCCGGCGTCACCGTGCTGCCCGATCGACTCGACACCGGCCACGCCAGGCTGGCGGCCGCCAGCGATTGGGTGGTCGTCGAAGGCGCGGGCGGCTGGCACGTACCGCTCAACGCCGAGTGCGATTTTGCCGATTGGGTCGTTGGTGCCCGCTGGCCGGTACTGCTCGTGGTCGGGATGCGTCTGGGCTGTATCAACCATGCCGTGCTCAGTGCCCGCGCGATCCGGAACGCCGGCGCACCGCTGGTTGGCTGGGTGGCCAATCTGATGCCGCCGCTTCAGCCCCGTGTGGAGGACAATCTCGCCTGTCTGGCGCAGGTGCTCGGCGTGCCGCCGCTAGCCCGTATTCCGCCGATGCCGGACGCCGAACTGGCGCTGAATCCCGAGCCCTGGCTGGCACGTATATAGAGGCTGCAGCGGGAAGTGTCGGACGCGATTGCTGTTTGCCAGCGCAACAGTGCTTCGCATAAACTCTCCGACCGGAGGACACGGTGGGATGTCTAGCCGAATCGAATCCAACGAACACGTGCGACGGCTGGTGATCGCGCCCAATGCTTCGCTGAGCAAGGCGCAGGCCCAGTGGTTCTTTGTCGGTATGTGTGCCGTGTCGTTCGGTATCGCCGGATTTCTGACAGTCTTCGGGCTGTGGCTGATCTGGCCTTTTGCGGGGCTGGAAATGGCCGCACTGGGCGCAGGGCTCTATGTCAGCCTGCGCGACAATGGTTATCGCGAGGTCGTCACCGTGTACGACGACCGTATAGAAGTCGAAGCGGGTCTGAACGAGCCGCAGAGAAGGTGGGAGTTTCCGCGTTTGCTTACACAGGTCCGTCTGAGTCCGGGCGTGTATAACAACAGCCCGTCACGGTTGTTGGTCACACGTCACGGCCACGGCTGCGAACTCGGACGCTGCCTGACCGATGAGGAACGCGGCGAAGTGGCCGAGCGGCTCAAGGCGTGGGTGACCGCGCCGCAGCTGACGTGAGCCGGCATCGCGGGCCTGATTCGTGTTTTACAGAGAGTGACTATGAATAAAATCAGCATTCTGTCCCGGTCGGGCCTGGCGGCCCTGGGCGCGCTGGCGATGGCGCCGGCGCACGCCGCCTGGACTCTCAACATGAATGAGGGCGTGACCGACCTGACCAAGGAAGTCTTTGGTCTGCACATGCTGATTTTCTGGATCTGCGTGGTCATCGGCATCGGCGTGTTCGGCGTGATGCTCTACTCGGTGATCGTGCATCGCAAGTCGCGCGGCTTCGAGGCCGCTCATTTTCATGAGTCCACCGGTGTCGAGATCGCCTGGACGATCATCCCGTTTCTGATTCTCATCGCCGTGGCCATTCCGACCGCAGGCACCCTGCTCAAGGTCGAGGACAGCAGCAATCCGGACATGACCATCCGGGTCACCGGCCATCAGTGGCTGTGGGAATACGACTATGTCGATCAGGGCGTGCATTTCTTCAGTCGTCTGGATCGCGCCAGCGACAAAGCGCGCCAGCAGAATTCCGGTATCGACCCCAATTCGGTCGAGCATTATCTGCGCAACGTTGACAACGCCATGGTCGTGCCTGTCGACAAGAAGGTACGCCTGCTGCTGACCTCGGGTGACGTCATCCATTCATGGTGGGTGCCCGATCTGGGCGGCAAGAAAGACGCGATTCCCGGCTACATCAACGACATGTGGTTCAAGGCCAACGAAACCGGCACCTATCGGGGCCAGTGTGCCGAGCTGTGTGGTCGCGGCCATGCGTTCATGCCGATCGTGGTCAAGGTGGTCTCGCAATCCGACTACGACCGTTGGGTTACCGATCAGGGTGGCAACGCCGGCGGCGATTCGGAGCTGGCTACCGGCCAGCCGAGCACCGACGATGCCAACGCCGATGCTCAGACGTCGGCTGATTCCAGCCCGACCGCGGGCGACGCGACCAAGGGACGGACCGAGGACGGCAACACCGAGGATCCACAGGCGGCCAAGGACAGCATTGTCGGCGTGGGTGAAAAGGACAACCAAGGTGCGTCGTCCGAGCAGTCGGGCGAACAGCAGCGGGAGATCGATTCGGCCCAGGCTTCACCGGATCGCGGCTCGCCGAAGGTCGATTCGCCCGAGACAAACGCCGAGGGCAACCAGTCCTCCGATTCACAACAGGGCGAGGGTGCCGGCGGCGAACAGGGCAACGCGCAGCAGGGCTCGTCTTCGAATGCCGATCAGGGCCAGGACGGAGACGAATCCGACCTGTCCAAAGACGACCTGATGGCCCAGGGCAAGCAGGTTTACGGCAATATGTGCGTAGCCTGCCACCAGGCCGACGGCAGCGGCATGCCTGCGGCCGGTTTCCCGGCGCTCAAGGGCGGTGCGATCACCACCGGCCCGGTGCCGGCACATATCGCCCAGGTTCTCAACGGCAAGGGCGCGATGCCCCCCTACAAGGGTTCGCTCAGCGATGAGCAGATTGCGGCCGTGGTGACCTACGAGCGCAATGCCCTCGGTAACAGCACCGGCGACGTGGTCCAGCCTTCCCAAGTGGCCGAGCAGCGATAATACAAGCCCCTTCGCGGCGGCTTAGGAGTTTTGCGATGAGCACTGTCAATCCGACTGACACCCACCACGATCACCACGATCATCACCACGGCCCGGTGACTCTGGCCGACGGTGTCTGGCCCTGGATGAAACGCTGGATCGGGACGACCAACCACAAGGATCTGGGTACGCTGTACCTGATCTTTTCTTTCACGATGCTGTTCATCGGCGGCCTGATGTCGCTGGTGATTCGTGCCGAGCTGTTCGCGCCCGGCATCCAGTTCGTCGACCCCGGTTTCTACAACGAGATGATCACGCTGCACGCGCTGGTGATGATCTTCGGCGGGGTGATGCCGGCGTTCGTGGGCCTGGCCAACTGGATGGTGCCGATGATGATCGGCTGCTCCGATCTGGCATTGCCGCGCGTTAACAACTGGGGCTTCTGGATCCTGCCGTTCGCGTTCTCGATGCTGCTCGGAACGCTGTTCGTGTCGGGCGGCGCGCCGGCGTCTGGCTGGACCATGTACCCGCCATTGGTGATGCAGACGGGTAACGCCCTGCCGTTGATGGTGTTCGCCATCCATATGGCGGGTATTTCGTCGATCACGGGCGCAATCAACGTCGTGGTCACCATTCTCAACATGCGTGCGCCGGACATGCCGCTGCTCAAGATGCCGCTGTTCGTCTGGACATGGCTGATCACTGCCTACCTGCTGATCGCGGTGATGCCGGTGCTGGCCGGTGCGGTGACCATGCTGCTGACCGACCACTTCTTCGGCACGACCTTCTTCGACGCCGCCGGCGGCGGTGATCCGGTGCTGTTCCAGCATATCTTCTGGTTCTTCGGGCATCCCGAGGTCTACATCATGATTCTGCCGGCCTTCGGCATCGTGTCGACCATCATCCCGACGTTCGCCCGCAAGAAGCTGTTCGGCCACGATTCCATGGTGTACGCCGTGGCGTCGATCGCCTTCCTGTCGTTCATCGTGTGGGCCCACCACATGTTCACGGTGGGCATGCCTGTGTCGGCCGAGCTGTTCTTCATGTTCGCGACCATGCTCATCGCCGTGCCGACGGGCGTTAAGGTGTTCAACTGGGTCGCGACAATGTGGCGCGGCTCGATGACCTTCGAAACGCCCATGCTGTTCGCGATTGGTTTTGTCGTGCTGTTCACGATCGGCGGGTTTTCCGGCCTGATGCTCGCGCTCACGCCGGTCGACTTCCAGTATCACGACTCCTACTTCGTGGTCGCCCACTTTCATTACGTGCTGGTGCCCGGGGCGATCTTCTCGATCATCGCGGCCATCTACTACTGGATTCCCAAGTGGACGGGCGTGATGTACAACGAGAAGCTCGGCCAGTTCCATTTCTGGTGGAGTGCGGTCTGGATCAACGTACTGTTCTTCCCGCAGCACTTCCTGGGGCTGGCCGGCATGCCGCGCCGGATTCCGGATTACGCGACTCAGTTCACCGACTTCAACATGATTTCCTCGGTCGGTGCCCTGATGTTCTTCCTCGGCCAGTTCGTGTTTATCTACAATATGATCATGTGCATGCGGCGTTCGGGCAAGAAAGCCACCGGCCGGGTGTGGGAAGGTGCCCGCGGGCTCGAGTGGACCGTCGCCTCGCCGGCGCCGTACCACACCTTCGAGCAGCCGCCCAAGATCGACCCGCGCGAGCTGGCCTGAGGGCACGGGTCGTACTGGATCATGTCGCCGAAGAGAAAGAACGCGCTGCTCGCACTCGCCCTGGGCGGTGTGGCGGTCGGTATCTATATCGCCTTCTTCTTCGAGATGGCGGCACGCTAGGCGTGTGGCGGCTCCGGCCGCCACACGGGCGCCGCGCATGCGGCACGACGGATGGGACGGACCGGCGCGTCATGGCCGTTCCGCTTAACTGAGTTAGAGAAGGGATCAAGCGCTATGGCCACGCACACCAGCGAGCAGCACAAATACTACGTACCCGAGCCGTCGCCATGGCCGTTCATGCTCACGGTCGCACTCGTGCTCACACTCGGCGGTGCCGGATTCTGGTTGAATGGCCATGTGGTCATCGCGCCGTACATCGCCGCGCTGGGCCTGGCCTGTCTGCTGGTGATGGTTTTCATCTGGTTTCGCGATGTCGTTCACGAAAACCGGACCGGGGTGTATGGCCACCAGGAGGACATGACCTATCGCTGGGCGATGAGTTGGTTCATCTTCTCCGAGGTCATGTTCTTTGCCGCCTTCTTCGGCGCGCTTTTCTATAGCCGCATGATTGCGCTGCCCTGGCTCAACGGTGAAGGCGAGAAATTCTTCACCAACGTCTATCTCTGGCCGCAGTTCGAAGGTGTCTGGCCCAGCAACGGGCCCGGCAATATCGGCGGCGATTTCGAGACCGTCAATGCCTGGCACCTGCCGCTGATCAACACGATACTGCTGCTGACTTCATCGGTGACCATCACCTGGGCGCACTGGGGCCTCAAGGAAGACAACCGCTGGAAGCTGTGTCTCGGCCTAGCGGCGACGGCGGCCCTGGGTGCGACATTCCTGTATTTCCAGGGCGTTGAATATCTCGAGGCCTACGAGCATCTCGGATTGACGCTGGGCTCGGGAATCTATGGCTCGACGTTCTTCCTGCTCACCGGTTTCCATGGCATGCACGTCACCCTGGGTACGATCATGCTGACCGTGATTCTTCTGCGCTGTCTAAAGGGTCACTTCAGCTCGCATGACCATTTCGGCTTCGAAGCCGTCGCCTGGTATTGGCACTTCGTGGACGTGGTCTGGCTGGGCCTGTTCGTGTTCGTCTATATTCTGTAATCGCCGCGCCAGCCTGCCCG
It includes:
- the coxB gene encoding cytochrome c oxidase subunit II, yielding MNKISILSRSGLAALGALAMAPAHAAWTLNMNEGVTDLTKEVFGLHMLIFWICVVIGIGVFGVMLYSVIVHRKSRGFEAAHFHESTGVEIAWTIIPFLILIAVAIPTAGTLLKVEDSSNPDMTIRVTGHQWLWEYDYVDQGVHFFSRLDRASDKARQQNSGIDPNSVEHYLRNVDNAMVVPVDKKVRLLLTSGDVIHSWWVPDLGGKKDAIPGYINDMWFKANETGTYRGQCAELCGRGHAFMPIVVKVVSQSDYDRWVTDQGGNAGGDSELATGQPSTDDANADAQTSADSSPTAGDATKGRTEDGNTEDPQAAKDSIVGVGEKDNQGASSEQSGEQQREIDSAQASPDRGSPKVDSPETNAEGNQSSDSQQGEGAGGEQGNAQQGSSSNADQGQDGDESDLSKDDLMAQGKQVYGNMCVACHQADGSGMPAAGFPALKGGAITTGPVPAHIAQVLNGKGAMPPYKGSLSDEQIAAVVTYERNALGNSTGDVVQPSQVAEQR
- a CDS encoding cytochrome c oxidase subunit 3: MATHTSEQHKYYVPEPSPWPFMLTVALVLTLGGAGFWLNGHVVIAPYIAALGLACLLVMVFIWFRDVVHENRTGVYGHQEDMTYRWAMSWFIFSEVMFFAAFFGALFYSRMIALPWLNGEGEKFFTNVYLWPQFEGVWPSNGPGNIGGDFETVNAWHLPLINTILLLTSSVTITWAHWGLKEDNRWKLCLGLAATAALGATFLYFQGVEYLEAYEHLGLTLGSGIYGSTFFLLTGFHGMHVTLGTIMLTVILLRCLKGHFSSHDHFGFEAVAWYWHFVDVVWLGLFVFVYIL
- the ctaD gene encoding cytochrome c oxidase subunit I encodes the protein MSTVNPTDTHHDHHDHHHGPVTLADGVWPWMKRWIGTTNHKDLGTLYLIFSFTMLFIGGLMSLVIRAELFAPGIQFVDPGFYNEMITLHALVMIFGGVMPAFVGLANWMVPMMIGCSDLALPRVNNWGFWILPFAFSMLLGTLFVSGGAPASGWTMYPPLVMQTGNALPLMVFAIHMAGISSITGAINVVVTILNMRAPDMPLLKMPLFVWTWLITAYLLIAVMPVLAGAVTMLLTDHFFGTTFFDAAGGGDPVLFQHIFWFFGHPEVYIMILPAFGIVSTIIPTFARKKLFGHDSMVYAVASIAFLSFIVWAHHMFTVGMPVSAELFFMFATMLIAVPTGVKVFNWVATMWRGSMTFETPMLFAIGFVVLFTIGGFSGLMLALTPVDFQYHDSYFVVAHFHYVLVPGAIFSIIAAIYYWIPKWTGVMYNEKLGQFHFWWSAVWINVLFFPQHFLGLAGMPRRIPDYATQFTDFNMISSVGALMFFLGQFVFIYNMIMCMRRSGKKATGRVWEGARGLEWTVASPAPYHTFEQPPKIDPRELA